In the Corynebacterium gerontici genome, one interval contains:
- a CDS encoding DUF3068 domain-containing protein: MLPKSRITSALAIGFGLFLVVVGLLAPALLDKGTQLPMGFEHTTYTLRDDQARSRVIGRDREVQAPVTRQLHYELFPAADDEHATVQVGLTQMRESMQDEVDRLITASVWSTTIDRTSGELSQPLTVTDQLGNPPREVQADGIWLKFPAHAEQTTYSVLDPELREAVPAEFTESEEKDGHTLNHYVQTIEPKNVALNYAAVKNTVTVPRGEKQVTAYLYHSGKREFVVDQRTGLVVNVIENIDDYYALNNGERVADGLVFNGALSDEDQAALLDATSEFPDWRVPRIICWVLAAIGGVITLVGIFGAFGTGNNSGKSDQDGDPEVLDSPPTVVAPTVGSQAADAHPVVVRDESEPTTGPIQAPSNRFQAVPPVQMPRKLPWEKTEDQ; encoded by the coding sequence ATGCTGCCCAAGTCACGAATCACCTCAGCCTTAGCCATCGGCTTTGGTCTCTTCCTCGTAGTTGTCGGTCTGCTCGCGCCGGCGCTGCTAGATAAGGGCACGCAACTGCCGATGGGGTTTGAGCACACCACCTACACCTTGCGTGATGATCAAGCGCGCAGCCGCGTGATCGGGCGCGATAGGGAAGTGCAAGCGCCGGTGACTCGCCAGCTTCACTATGAGCTTTTCCCCGCAGCGGATGATGAGCACGCCACCGTGCAGGTGGGGCTCACTCAGATGCGTGAGAGTATGCAGGATGAGGTGGATCGACTCATCACCGCGAGCGTGTGGTCCACCACCATTGATCGCACCTCGGGTGAACTTTCTCAGCCTTTGACTGTGACGGATCAATTGGGCAATCCGCCGCGCGAGGTGCAGGCAGATGGCATCTGGTTGAAGTTCCCCGCTCACGCTGAGCAAACCACCTACTCAGTGTTGGATCCTGAACTGCGTGAAGCAGTGCCGGCCGAGTTCACCGAAAGTGAAGAGAAGGACGGCCACACGCTTAACCACTATGTGCAGACCATCGAGCCAAAGAACGTGGCGCTCAATTACGCCGCGGTGAAAAACACTGTGACGGTGCCGCGCGGTGAAAAGCAGGTGACCGCATACCTCTACCACTCCGGCAAGCGTGAATTCGTGGTGGATCAGCGAACTGGGCTGGTGGTCAATGTGATCGAGAACATTGATGACTATTACGCCCTGAATAATGGCGAGCGCGTAGCTGACGGGCTCGTATTCAATGGAGCACTGAGCGACGAAGATCAGGCAGCGCTTCTTGATGCCACCTCCGAGTTCCCCGACTGGCGCGTCCCGCGCATCATCTGCTGGGTGCTCGCAGCGATCGGTGGAGTCATCACCCTTGTTGGGATCTTCGGCGCATTCGGAACCGGAAACAACTCCGGCAAGTCTGATCAAGATGGCGATCCAGAGGTATTAGACTCCCCACCGACTGTCGTTGCACCGACTGTTGGCTCCCAGGCGGCCGATGCTCATCCCGTAGTAGTTCGCGATGAATCGGAGCCGACAACGGGACCCATCCAGGCGCCGAGTAACCGCTTCCAGGCGGTGCCTCCGGTGCAGATGCCCCGTAAGTTACCCTGGGAAAAAACTGAAGATCAGTAG
- a CDS encoding energy-coupling factor transporter transmembrane component T: MVIITVCNSAVLSAAGLALVLLLGTAFRRPNVLIATALMGIPAVISFSLMYGLFGQWQSAAELSIRFAAILSGGLLFFSFVDADELLRAMSLRVPAPVVFILGSITRMRQLAQFRLHTIRQIQQSRGMRVRRFSWKYVLLPLIVGMISDAAERSRPLQRTGIARPGPRTVLYPVNDPFAERVLRWVMVAVTVVLSVWVVL; the protein is encoded by the coding sequence ATGGTGATCATCACTGTGTGCAATAGTGCAGTCCTTTCCGCCGCGGGGCTCGCCTTGGTGCTGCTTTTGGGCACAGCTTTTCGACGCCCCAACGTCCTCATCGCCACCGCCCTCATGGGCATTCCCGCAGTCATTTCCTTCAGTCTCATGTACGGGCTGTTTGGCCAATGGCAGTCAGCCGCCGAGCTGAGCATTCGCTTCGCTGCGATTCTGAGTGGCGGCCTGCTGTTCTTTAGCTTTGTGGACGCCGATGAGCTGTTGCGGGCGATGAGTTTGCGAGTGCCCGCACCGGTGGTATTTATTTTGGGCTCGATCACCAGGATGCGCCAGCTTGCGCAATTTCGCCTGCACACGATCAGGCAAATTCAGCAGTCGAGGGGCATGCGAGTTCGGCGCTTTTCCTGGAAGTATGTGCTCCTGCCATTGATCGTGGGCATGATTAGTGATGCCGCTGAGCGCAGCCGTCCGCTTCAGCGCACCGGTATCGCACGACCTGGGCCGCGCACCGTGTTGTACCCGGTGAATGATCCTTTCGCCGAGCGCGTATTGCGCTGGGTAATGGTGGCTGTGACCGTGGTGTTGAGTGTATGGGTGGTGTTGTGA
- a CDS encoding DNA-directed RNA polymerase subunit beta has protein sequence MLEGPILAVSRQTKADIPGAPERYSFAKITEPIEVPGLLDIQLDSFAWLIGTPEWRAKKQEELGPDARVTSGLEDILEELSPIQDYSGNMSLSLSEPRFEDMKNTIDEAKDKDINYSAPLYVTAEFINNDTQEIKSQTVFIGDFPMMTDKGTFIVNGTERVVVSQLVRSPGVYFDQTIDKSTERPLHSVKVIPSRGAWLEFDVDKRDTVGVRIDRKRRQPVTVLLKALGWTTEQIKERFGFSEIMMSTLEADNVASTDEALLEIYRKQRPGEQPTRDLAQSLLDNSFFRAKRYDLAKVGRYKVNRKLGLGGDNDGLMTLTEEDIATTIEYLVRLHAGETSMTSPEGVVIPVETDDIDHFGNRRLRTVGELIQNQVRVGLSRMERVVRERMTTQDAESITPTSLINVRPVSAAIREFFGTSQLSQFMDQNNSLSGLTHKRRLSALGPGGLSRERAGIEVRDVHPSHYGRMCPIETPEGPNIGLIGSLASYARVNAFGFIETPYRKVENGIVTDEVHYLTADEEDRYVVAQANTPFDKDGKILEERVTVRVKNGDIQVVSGDAIDYMDVSPRQMVSVATAMIPFLEHDDANRALMGANMQRQAVPLVRSEAPLVGTGMEQRAAYDAGDLLISKKAGAVENVSADFITIMDDEGIRDTYRLRKFERTNQGTSYNQKPLVSIGDRVEAGQVIADGPGTHNGEMALGRNLLVAFMPWEGHNYEDAIILNQRLVEEDVLTSIHIEEHEIDARDTKLGAEEITRELPNVSEDVLKDLDERGIVRIGADVRDGDILVGKVTPKGETELTPEERLLRAIFGEKAREVRDTSMKVPHGETGKVIGVRRFSREDDDDLAPGVNEMIRVYVAQKRKIQDGDKLAGRHGNKGVVGKILPAEDMPFMPDGTPVDIILNTHGVPRRMNIGQVLEVHLGWLAAAGWEIDTDDPANAELMKMLPEELYSVPAGSLTSTPVFDGASNDELAGLLANSRPNRDGDVMVDADGKAQLFDGRSGEPFPYPVSVGYMYILKLHHLVDEKIHARSTGPYSMITQQPLGGKAQFGGQRFGEMEVWAMQAYGAAYTLQELLTIKSDDVVGRVKVYEAIVKGENIPDPGIPESFKVLLKELQSLCLNVEVLSADGTPMELSGSDEDDYDQAGASLGINLSRDERSDADSA, from the coding sequence GTGCTGGAAGGACCCATCTTGGCAGTCTCCCGCCAGACCAAGGCCGACATCCCTGGGGCTCCCGAACGTTATTCGTTCGCGAAAATTACCGAACCAATTGAAGTCCCAGGACTTCTTGATATTCAGCTCGATTCTTTTGCCTGGCTCATTGGCACGCCTGAGTGGCGCGCTAAGAAACAGGAAGAATTGGGCCCCGACGCCCGCGTAACCAGCGGGTTGGAGGACATCCTCGAGGAACTTTCCCCGATCCAGGATTACTCCGGCAACATGTCTCTGTCGCTCTCGGAGCCACGCTTCGAGGACATGAAGAACACCATCGACGAGGCTAAAGACAAAGACATCAACTACTCTGCGCCGCTGTATGTGACCGCAGAGTTCATCAACAATGACACCCAAGAGATCAAGTCTCAGACGGTGTTCATTGGCGATTTCCCGATGATGACCGACAAGGGCACCTTCATCGTCAACGGCACCGAGCGTGTCGTGGTGTCCCAGCTTGTTCGCTCGCCTGGCGTCTACTTCGACCAGACCATCGACAAGTCCACCGAGCGTCCCCTGCACTCCGTAAAGGTGATTCCTTCTCGTGGCGCATGGCTCGAATTTGACGTGGATAAGCGCGACACCGTCGGTGTCCGCATTGACCGCAAGCGCCGCCAGCCAGTCACCGTGCTGCTGAAGGCACTGGGTTGGACCACCGAACAGATCAAGGAACGCTTCGGCTTCTCCGAGATCATGATGTCCACCCTGGAAGCAGACAACGTCGCCAGCACCGACGAAGCTCTGCTCGAGATCTACCGCAAGCAGCGCCCGGGCGAGCAGCCTACGCGCGATCTGGCTCAGTCCTTGCTGGACAACTCCTTCTTCCGCGCAAAGCGCTACGACCTGGCAAAGGTTGGCCGCTACAAGGTCAATCGCAAGCTGGGCCTCGGCGGCGACAACGACGGTCTGATGACTCTGACCGAAGAAGATATCGCCACCACCATCGAGTACCTGGTGCGCCTGCACGCAGGTGAGACCAGCATGACCTCTCCTGAGGGCGTGGTCATCCCTGTTGAGACTGACGACATTGACCACTTTGGTAACCGCCGTCTGCGTACGGTGGGCGAGCTGATCCAGAACCAGGTTCGCGTTGGTCTTTCCCGCATGGAACGTGTTGTGCGCGAGCGCATGACCACCCAGGATGCAGAGTCGATCACGCCTACCTCGCTGATCAACGTGCGTCCTGTTTCGGCTGCCATTCGCGAGTTCTTCGGTACCTCGCAGCTTTCGCAGTTCATGGATCAGAACAACTCACTGTCTGGTCTTACCCACAAGCGTCGTCTCTCCGCGCTGGGCCCCGGCGGCCTTTCGCGTGAGCGCGCTGGCATTGAGGTGCGCGACGTGCACCCGTCTCACTACGGCCGTATGTGCCCGATTGAGACTCCCGAAGGCCCGAACATCGGTCTGATCGGCTCGCTGGCATCCTATGCCCGCGTGAATGCTTTCGGCTTCATCGAGACCCCGTACCGCAAGGTCGAAAACGGCATCGTCACCGACGAGGTGCATTACCTCACCGCTGATGAGGAAGACCGCTACGTGGTGGCTCAGGCCAACACTCCTTTTGACAAGGACGGCAAGATCCTCGAAGAACGCGTGACTGTGCGCGTGAAGAACGGCGACATCCAGGTTGTGTCCGGCGACGCCATCGACTATATGGACGTCTCCCCACGCCAGATGGTTTCCGTGGCTACTGCCATGATTCCCTTCCTGGAGCACGACGACGCTAACCGTGCCCTCATGGGCGCGAATATGCAGCGCCAGGCTGTGCCGCTGGTTCGCTCCGAGGCTCCGCTGGTTGGTACCGGCATGGAGCAGCGCGCCGCATATGATGCGGGCGACTTGCTGATCAGCAAGAAGGCCGGCGCGGTGGAAAATGTTTCCGCTGACTTCATTACCATCATGGACGATGAGGGCATCCGCGACACCTACCGCCTGCGCAAGTTCGAGCGCACCAACCAGGGCACCAGCTACAACCAGAAGCCTTTGGTGAGCATCGGTGACCGCGTTGAGGCTGGCCAGGTTATCGCTGACGGCCCCGGCACCCACAATGGTGAGATGGCCCTTGGCCGCAACCTCCTGGTTGCCTTCATGCCTTGGGAAGGCCACAACTACGAGGACGCCATCATCTTGAACCAGCGCCTGGTTGAAGAAGATGTGCTCACCTCGATCCACATTGAAGAGCACGAGATTGACGCCCGCGACACCAAGCTCGGTGCCGAGGAAATCACCCGTGAGTTGCCGAATGTTTCCGAGGACGTACTCAAGGACCTCGACGAGCGCGGCATCGTGCGCATCGGCGCCGACGTCCGCGACGGCGACATTCTGGTGGGTAAGGTCACCCCGAAGGGTGAAACCGAGCTGACCCCGGAAGAGCGCCTGTTGCGCGCCATCTTCGGTGAGAAGGCTCGCGAGGTTCGTGACACCTCCATGAAGGTGCCTCACGGCGAAACCGGCAAGGTCATCGGCGTGCGTCGCTTCTCCCGCGAGGACGACGACGATCTGGCTCCGGGCGTGAACGAGATGATTCGCGTGTACGTTGCCCAGAAGCGCAAGATCCAGGATGGCGATAAGCTCGCTGGCCGCCACGGCAACAAGGGCGTTGTGGGCAAGATCCTGCCTGCCGAGGACATGCCCTTCATGCCGGACGGCACCCCTGTGGACATCATCCTGAACACCCACGGTGTGCCGCGTCGTATGAACATCGGCCAGGTGCTCGAAGTGCACCTCGGTTGGTTGGCTGCAGCCGGTTGGGAAATCGACACCGATGACCCGGCCAACGCCGAGCTGATGAAGATGCTGCCCGAGGAGCTCTACAGCGTGCCTGCCGGTTCGCTGACCTCCACCCCAGTGTTCGACGGAGCTTCCAACGACGAACTCGCTGGTCTGCTCGCCAACTCTCGCCCCAACCGTGACGGCGACGTCATGGTGGACGCCGATGGTAAGGCTCAGCTTTTCGACGGCCGCTCCGGCGAGCCTTTCCCGTACCCGGTCTCCGTGGGCTACATGTACATTCTCAAGCTCCACCACCTGGTGGACGAGAAGATCCACGCCCGCTCCACTGGTCCTTACTCCATGATTACCCAGCAGCCGCTGGGCGGTAAGGCACAGTTCGGTGGCCAGCGCTTCGGCGAAATGGAGGTGTGGGCAATGCAAGCATACGGCGCTGCTTACACACTCCAGGAGCTGCTCACCATCAAGTCGGACGACGTTGTCGGTCGCGTGAAGGTATACGAGGCGATCGTTAAGGGCGAGAACATCCCGGATCCGGGCATCCCCGAATCCTTCAAGGTGTTGCTCAAGGAGCTGCAGTCGCTGTGTCTGAACGTGGAAGTGCTTTCCGCAGATGGCACCCCGATGGAACTGTCCGGTTCCGACGAGGATGACTACGACCAGGCTGGTGCCTCCCTTGGCATCAACCTCTCCCGCGACGAGCGTTCGGACGCCGACTCCGCATAA
- a CDS encoding NAD(P)-dependent oxidoreductase, whose protein sequence is MKIAWLGTGRMGTELALHLLKDHEVTVWNRTAAKAQKLLDAGATPANSPAEAVGGADLVVTCLFGPPQIKEVVLDANLIPEGVPWADATTVSPEDAAQFAEAVPTYVATPVVGSLGPAREGKLGVYVGGSDAQARDLVAKVVAPWAAANPERLKVVDSAAKAATGKLLANLALAVSAQGVLEALHLAASNGVDTPEALEMLDSTGLAFLKNMKAPFVLGERDTEPGDFSVNAIAKDVGLMLRSAQTVLPATAAALESLEMQQDEGRGEHDFSAILVNRNQIDQG, encoded by the coding sequence ATGAAGATCGCATGGCTTGGAACTGGACGTATGGGCACCGAGCTTGCCCTGCATTTGCTGAAAGATCATGAGGTGACGGTGTGGAATCGCACTGCTGCGAAGGCGCAAAAGCTTCTCGACGCCGGCGCGACCCCCGCCAACTCTCCCGCAGAGGCAGTAGGTGGTGCTGACCTGGTGGTGACCTGCCTTTTCGGCCCACCACAAATCAAAGAAGTTGTGCTCGATGCCAACCTGATCCCCGAGGGGGTGCCCTGGGCGGACGCCACCACCGTCTCTCCAGAAGACGCTGCACAGTTTGCCGAGGCCGTTCCCACCTACGTGGCAACTCCCGTGGTTGGCTCACTTGGTCCTGCTCGTGAGGGCAAGCTGGGCGTCTATGTTGGCGGGTCCGACGCCCAAGCTCGTGACCTGGTGGCCAAAGTTGTGGCTCCATGGGCTGCCGCTAATCCAGAGCGCCTCAAGGTGGTGGACTCCGCGGCCAAGGCTGCAACCGGCAAGTTATTGGCCAATCTTGCGTTGGCAGTGAGTGCCCAGGGCGTGCTTGAGGCTTTGCACTTGGCGGCTTCCAATGGTGTGGACACGCCCGAAGCATTGGAGATGCTCGACTCCACAGGCCTTGCCTTCCTGAAGAACATGAAGGCGCCCTTCGTCCTGGGGGAACGTGACACCGAGCCGGGTGACTTCAGTGTGAATGCCATTGCTAAAGACGTGGGACTGATGCTGCGCAGTGCACAGACGGTGCTCCCAGCAACCGCGGCGGCCCTGGAAAGCCTGGAAATGCAGCAGGATGAGGGGCGCGGTGAGCACGATTTTTCCGCCATCCTGGTAAATCGTAACCAGATTGATCAGGGCTGA
- a CDS encoding ECF transporter S component — MSRTLPTDPANRRSYLLSTLALGIMAITWLALVLMHPEDQWDSLAQGSGALVALLGFGLGAVVALFAVIPVLPPRALSLIPVALVINIVLGQIIGTMPLPIPLYLDCIGTVLVAALCGPRAGMATGVLSALVWGVFNPTVIPFAADYAMIGFLAGLAPWTTRRWLVPVWGIVVGALSALMAAPIASFIFGGTAGTGTGLLVSFYRSLGLSPMSAVYAQSLSSDPIDKLIVFSLVLLIISALPERTRRVFAPTA, encoded by the coding sequence ATGTCACGAACACTCCCCACAGATCCCGCAAATCGCAGGAGTTACCTGCTCAGCACCCTCGCCCTCGGCATTATGGCGATCACTTGGCTTGCTTTAGTGCTGATGCACCCTGAGGACCAATGGGATTCCCTAGCGCAAGGTTCCGGTGCGCTGGTGGCATTGCTCGGCTTCGGGTTGGGGGCCGTGGTGGCGCTGTTCGCTGTGATTCCCGTGCTGCCGCCGCGCGCACTTTCGCTAATTCCCGTGGCGCTGGTGATCAATATTGTGCTCGGCCAAATCATCGGCACCATGCCGCTGCCCATCCCGCTCTACCTCGACTGCATTGGTACTGTCCTGGTGGCGGCGTTGTGCGGCCCGCGCGCGGGTATGGCCACTGGTGTGCTTTCGGCCCTGGTGTGGGGCGTCTTTAACCCCACCGTCATTCCCTTTGCCGCCGACTACGCTATGATCGGTTTCCTGGCTGGCCTTGCTCCTTGGACTACCCGCCGCTGGCTGGTGCCCGTGTGGGGAATCGTTGTTGGTGCGCTTTCCGCGCTCATGGCGGCGCCGATTGCCTCCTTCATCTTCGGCGGTACCGCGGGCACGGGTACGGGCCTTTTGGTGAGCTTCTACCGCAGCCTAGGGCTTTCGCCCATGTCGGCTGTGTATGCGCAGTCGCTGAGCTCTGATCCCATTGACAAGCTCATCGTCTTTAGCCTGGTCTTGCTGATCATCTCCGCCCTCCCCGAACGCACCCGCCGTGTGTTTGCGCCAACCGCATGA
- a CDS encoding ATP-binding cassette domain-containing protein, giving the protein METQRSFIWGASGSGLSEYAWQISEDTQVAWVGNDAAAHITLLRATVEEELAFGMEQRGVPREVMLARIREAAAQWGLEPLLRRDPASLSTGQTRRVAIASALLARPEGLVLDCPLDGCDAQAADTLIQVIEGFPGQVTICDRRWNALAQSGANYRFANGALERAEAPRAQLPKGAYKPLLTATHGGSNDVVLQEASIERKDPRGQQRFGIGPLTLRFPAGRITHLRGVNGCGKTTLMLAIGGLIPSRGHINAPAIGWMPTAMDQSFSQRSALLEAALGSDEEHAQEALEWCGLAELAHKHPLDLNSTQRRLLAFACAIVRGPGALLLDEPTIGLDTEGIERFARLIREFVQGNWHARLASRGLSALEQGAPTVIWSCHEVDFAGISDFVLDL; this is encoded by the coding sequence ATGGAAACGCAGCGGAGTTTCATTTGGGGTGCCTCAGGCAGTGGTTTGAGCGAATATGCCTGGCAGATCAGCGAGGATACGCAGGTGGCGTGGGTAGGCAATGATGCCGCAGCGCACATCACTTTGTTGCGGGCCACGGTAGAAGAGGAATTGGCATTCGGCATGGAGCAGCGCGGGGTGCCGCGCGAGGTCATGTTGGCCCGTATCCGAGAGGCCGCGGCGCAGTGGGGCCTGGAGCCATTGTTGCGGCGCGATCCTGCCAGCCTCTCTACCGGGCAAACCAGGCGGGTGGCCATTGCCAGCGCTTTGCTGGCGCGACCTGAAGGTTTGGTGCTGGACTGTCCTTTGGACGGCTGCGATGCGCAAGCCGCCGATACGTTGATCCAGGTGATTGAGGGGTTCCCAGGTCAGGTGACGATCTGCGATCGGCGATGGAATGCCTTGGCACAATCCGGTGCCAACTATCGCTTCGCAAACGGGGCACTGGAGCGCGCCGAAGCTCCCCGTGCGCAGTTGCCGAAGGGTGCCTACAAGCCCCTCCTGACGGCGACGCACGGTGGCAGCAATGACGTGGTGCTTCAAGAGGCCTCGATTGAGCGAAAGGATCCACGCGGCCAACAGCGCTTCGGCATCGGACCGCTTACGCTGCGCTTTCCCGCAGGTAGAATCACGCATCTTCGCGGCGTCAACGGCTGTGGCAAAACCACGCTCATGCTGGCGATTGGAGGGTTGATTCCTTCACGTGGGCACATCAACGCCCCTGCTATCGGGTGGATGCCGACGGCGATGGACCAGTCATTTTCCCAACGCAGCGCGCTCTTGGAGGCAGCTTTGGGCAGCGATGAAGAGCACGCCCAGGAGGCGCTGGAGTGGTGTGGACTAGCGGAGCTTGCCCATAAGCATCCCCTGGACCTCAACAGCACCCAACGTCGACTACTCGCCTTCGCCTGCGCGATCGTGCGCGGCCCAGGCGCACTGCTGCTCGATGAGCCCACCATCGGCCTGGACACCGAAGGCATCGAACGCTTCGCCCGGCTGATCCGTGAATTTGTGCAAGGCAACTGGCATGCGCGACTCGCATCGCGTGGCTTATCAGCCTTGGAACAAGGTGCGCCGACGGTGATCTGGAGTTGCCATGAAGTGGATTTTGCCGGCATCTCGGATTTTGTGCTGGATCTCTAG